ttcagttcagtatgttgaagcacagtagttaatttcatacataaggcgcaccggattataaggcgcactgtcaatttttgagaaaattaaaggattttaagtgcgccttatagtccgaaaaatacggtatataCCAaaaccagacaggatttattagaaatagacactccacagacaatgtgagaagactgtttaatttgatcaacatggcacagaactctaaaaagaaaacaatgatcTTGTCAGAAAAAAGCATTCGATCGAGTCAACTGGTCAACCCTTCTTGCTGTCCTTGGTAAATTTGGCTTTGGacaatcattcatacaatggatctccaccctgtacactaaacctaaggcctcagtaaccacaaacaaaataacatcccaaagcttcacactgcagaaggGAACGAGACAaggctgcccactctcacctttactctttgtaatatttgttgaacctctcgcagcagctgtacgtcagaattctgttattaaaggaatccactcatccatctcagagcacaaaattaatctttatgcggatgatattttactctatttggaagaaccccaatcctcattagaataagtatttaaactaataaacagcttctctaaattatcagactattccattaaccattcaaaatcatcaatccttccattaacaaaaaaatcatagaACCCGGcaagccaaaacccacaattcccctcccccacaaatacaattacatatcTAGGTTTAAGTATATCACCAAACtaaaattaatcaattaaaCTAAACCTGGATccgctgttggataaagtcgCAGAAGATCTgaggagatggaacaatctccccatctcactccttggcagaatagcctcagttaaaattaaaatcttacctaaaataaactaataatcTGTTCTCTATcatcccactgaaaccaccaacacaatggttcaaaagattagattctgcaattacaaaattctatgcttggaataaaaaaccccaaataagcctttcaacccttcaaaaaaattaaagcgagggtggtttagaagcccctaatttcaagCTGCTGCTCCCGGAGCTGCTTCTGTTCTGGGTCTTTCTGGCCTgtggtccggtccctgctggctctgggtcCGCCGGCTGCATGTTCGGCAAGGCTCTGGCCTTCTGCTGGGTGTATGCCTTGGCTCCCCTGCTGGTGTCTTGGGCGGGGGCTCTCTGGGCACTCCCCTCAGGGGGTTGGGTGCGGTGGCGGGATGTGCTGGGTGTTctgctccttggggctttctcgggtgtgtatgtggggggcgatggctgcttctcggcctgggaGCTCGGCGACTACTGGGGGGttgcttggccgtggggggctggcctggggctccttggccacCACTCTTtttgctggcctggctgcatctgcgggcccggggcggctcctaggtttgcagtagcggtttttgcacatacactggtctacaatGCACTGGCATGGCTTGGGATGTGGGATTAATCTTggactgggcttaaccttagacatgttgatcccaaatacctgctttaggtattaccactcactccttccctctgtccacagccaccaccattatacctatgcttcacacttgtcaccagactggcttgattacacaacataataagcacaatatgttctactacaacttcacatctcactttaataTAATCAATTATTCCtaaccctttctatttcctgccttgagtctctcctccctgctcccttccacttcccccaccaccccctcacctaggtgtaacactgctctccctttttacatcctccctataataaaatgtttcttacccttccttagggagggctggtgatggtcacaattaagcaataaaataaattaattaatcccAAAACATCACTTCTCTAGAGGaaatctgcatggaggaatgggccaaaataccagcaacagtgtgtgaaaaacttgtgaagaaaacatttgacctctgtcattgccaacaaagagtacattacaaagtattgagatgaacttttgttattcAACAAATACATactttccaccataatttacaaataaattcattaaaaatcctacaatgtgattttctcattttgtctctcatagttgaggtatacttatgatgaaaattacaggcctctcatctttttaagtgaaAGACcgtgcacaattggtggctgactaaatttTACCCCACTGTATGCCCTTAATACTTGGTTGGGCCTTCTTTGGTATTAATTACTGCATCAATGCAGCATTGCATGAAGGGAATCAACCTGTGGCACTGTTCAGGTGTAGTGCAAGCCCAGGTTTCTTTGATAGCAGCCTTCCTATTATCTCCATTGTTGGCTCTGGTGTGTCTCATCTTCCTCTTGACAATACCCGATGGATTCTTTATGGGGTTCTGGTCAGGCCAGTGTGCTACCCAATCGATCACAGCAACATCATCGTTACCTTTGGCAGTGTGGGCAGGTGCCAAGTTTTTATGTAAAATGAAATTAGCATCTTCATAAAGCTAGTCAGTCGAAGGTCGCTTCATGCTTATTTGATCGCTTCATGCTTTcaacaccagcagatgacatggcagcccaaatcatcactgactgtgTAAACTTTACACTTGACTTCAAGCACCTTGGATTCTGTACCTCTCCACTCTTCCTCCAGACCCTGTAACCTTGATTTCCAAATGGAAATGTTCAGGAGTGGCTTGACACCAGGAATATGACATGTATCCCATGTCTACACCCATgtattgagtgcatagaaatgaaCATACGATTCAGAAACCTGACATTTCTGTTCAAAATATTCTTTTTGTATTAatcttatgtaatattctaATATTGTGACACTGAATTGGGGGTTTTCATCTGTAAGTCTTAGTTATCAAAACTTCAAGAAATAAAggtttgaaatatttcactgtCTGTCATGATTCTATATCATATACACGTaatcactttctgaaatgattgacaaaaaaatatttttagctgTAACTGTACTCTaggaacacacacagataagTGTGTGTTCAAAGGATGGGTCGTCTGGCTGTTGAATCGTGTGTGTATGTTctcacacgcatacacacacccGTCTTCATGTGTCAGCTGCAGCTGACTCACTGCTACAGGAGGAGCTTTGCACCAATAACGCAGTAAGAATCTGAGGACCTGTAGGAGGACACCAGAGTGATCCGACGGCTGTTCCTGAGGACTTGAAGGAGGACAGAGGATCAGAGGTTAGTCCTGTAAGCCTTTATGTGATTATGTGAACTATGACCTTCTGACATGACAGCACTGAGGAGAACCTGCCTCTCGCACACAGTCTGCTCATCATCCAAGCTCATGTGTTTTCTGGTTATATTTAATAACTGTCCTAAGGAGAATTTAAACACCTGCTCTGGTATGGAGCTCAGGTGATCACACATACACGTGAGGAGGAAGAGGTGGTCCTGACCAAGCGGAGGGTGAAGAAGTCAGATACGGATAATGGGCTGTGTACTGGGAATCAGTCCTCCCAAAGCACAAGTACTGGGACAGAAAGAACGTCCGCAAGTTTTTGTTgtataaataacaacaaaatctatTGATGTTGTGAATAAAGTTGGAGAACAAAGAGCGACGTGGGATATGTGGAAGTGATTAAAATAAcggtaataataatagttatattAATAATAGTGATAACATTACAGTAATGACAATAACTAATAacttaataacagtaataatgttgataatagtaatgataacaccagtaataatattaacagtaataataaagctCAGATGTTTCAGATGGATGAGGACGCTCGCTGGTTGGAGTGGGTCACCAAACAGTTTGAGATCATTGCAGGAGAGGATAAAGAAATTGACCTTGATGAGTTCAAAACTGCACTGAAGGTCAAAGAGGTGAGACGCCTGATCTTTTACCCCAGAGAGTTTTCCAATCGTTCAGTCTGAAACCGTCTGTCTTTGGTTTGTCAGTCGTTCTTCGCCGAGCGGTTCTTTGCTCTCTTCGACTCTGATGGCAGCTGTTCGATCAGTCTGGATGAGCTGCTCGAAGCTCTCGACCTCCTCATTCATGGCAGTGAGACAGACAAGCTGCGCTTCCTGTTCCAGGTCTACGATGTGGACGGTACGTGAGCCGCTGAGAACTGCCTTAGTTAGCAGGAGCTGACAGAGTCAGACTCACTCTGTGATGCCACAGTGACTCCAGTGATGTTTTAAACTAGCTGGTGATTgtgttaactggtgactgagtCTGAGTTTAGATGGTCGTGAGTTAACACGGACACCAGTTTGAGTAAAACCGCAGTGAAGGATTGTCCCTACATTAATTAACTCCCCCAGTCTGTATACAGGTTCATCATGGTTTACACTGATTTGTACCATAACTTTTGATTTTCTATGGTTCTGACTCTGGTCTTGGTTCTTGTCTGGCAGGCAGCGGCTCCATCGACCCAGACGAGCTGCGTACCGTGCTGAAGTCATGTCTGCGTGAGAGTGCTATCTGCCTGCCGGAGGAGAAGCTGGACGCCCTGACAATGGCGCTGTTTGAGTCGGCTGACAGGGACAACAGCGGCTCCATCACTTTTGAGGAGCTGCAGGCTGAGCTAGAGACGTTCCCCGAGGTGATGGAGAACCTCACCATCAGGTGGgaccaacaaaacacacacacacacagacaacgtCATCAAACCTCTGCTCAATCACCTGACAGAAGCGCCCTCTCCATCCATCTGTTTTCCCTTGTCAGTGCTGCTAACTGGCTAAAGCCTCCTGAGGCTGAGCAGAAGAAGCGTGAGACCCCTCGCTACCTGACACGCTCCTATTGGCTGAACAACAGCAGGAAGCTGTTCTTCCTGGTGCTGTACGCCTTGGTTACCGTGCTACTCTTTCTCAGCGCTGCGTTCAACAACAGACATGGGGGTCTGTGGCTCATGGTTGCCAAAGGCTGCGGTCAGTGCCTCAACTTTAACTGCACCTTTGTTAtggtacgcacacacacaatcacacacacacaaagacaatacACAACTCTGACGTGTATGTggggtttgcaggttctcatgcTGCGGCGCTGCCTCACCTGGCTCAGAGCCACTTGGGTGATTCGGCTGCTCCCATTGGACCAAAACATTCTGCTGCACCAGATTGTTGGATACGCAATCCTGGGCTTCACACTGGTACACACCACTGCACATGTGCTTAACTTTGgtacgcagacacacacacacactcacagacatacacacacactgtgttccTGTCCGTGTGTATAACTATGTTGCTGACTCGTTGCTTAGGTCGCATGTCGCAGACCTCGGCCTTCAGTCTGTGGGAGTTCCTGCTGACAACGCGCCCAGGCGTGGGTTGGGTTCACGGTTCTGCATCTGTGACGGGCGTGGTTCTTCAGCTGTTCATCTGCCTGATGGTTGTGTGTTCCTCCACCTTCGTCCGTCGCAGCGGACATTTTGAGGTGAAACTCTTATCGATAATGGATTCTCCGTCAGCCCGGGTTCATCACACTGAGGGTGTCCCTCTCCTCCCCAGGTCTTCTACTGGTCTCATCTGTCCTACATCTGGGTGTGGTCGCTCCTCATGGTTCACTGTGAGAACTTCTGGAAGTGGTTTGTGGTTCCTGGTCTGGCTTTCCTGCTGGAGAAAATTGTAGGCATTGCCGTCTCCCGGATGGGAGGACTCTACATTGTAGAAGTCAACATGCTCCCATCTAAGGTGGAGAACCTCAGAAGGTGGAGGTTATTTTGAACAGAGGTTATTCAGGGGGTAATGGAGTTTTGGTGTGTTGACAGGTGACCCACCTGGTGATCCGTCGTCCTCAGTTCTTCCATTTCAAACCTGGAGACTATGTCTACATCAACATTCCCGTCATTGCAAAGTATGAGTGGCACCCGTTTACCATCAGCAGTGCTCCGGAACAGTCCGGTAggtttgacctctgacctgtgaGTTAGGCTCTGTGACCTCTGCAAACTCTGTAACCTATGACCCTAGATGTCCTCTGGCTGCACGTGCGCTCCATGGGTCAGTGGACCAATCGTTTGTACGAGTACTTCAGAGAGTTGGACGAATCATTGGATGCTCACAGACTGAGGGATGGGACGCTGAGGATGCAGGTGAGACAGACACATGAGGAGTAAGAAGCTGCTGTTCCTGAAGTGTCCATTGGGAGGAACAAACAGAAGCAGACTAGACCAGCAGGTTGCAGCAGAGCATTTCgttataaatgtaaacattttaagaATGTATGAACACAAAGTTAAGCAGTGTGAACAGTCCTTACAGGTTATTATGGGATGCTTTTACTGGTTTGATCTAACTGGTTGATGTTATGCTCACACCCTCTCAGGACCAGCTCTTCTCCTCTGGCTGTAATGGAACCGTTGCGACCAACAAAGATGTTGCTGTGGAGCTGACCTTCTACAGACCAAACGACTCTCAGGGGTCAGTGGGGGGTCAACCTGAGGGGGGGGAGCCTCTACCAGAGGGGGCAGGACCTGCTGAGAATGGAGAGGTTCCACCCTTTAAAGAGGTGAGAGTGATGGATgatgaatgatggatggatgatggatgatgtgATGGGTGTCCTGCTCTCCTGCAGGTTCCCAATAAGTTTGGAGAAAATCACAGATTCTGCCACATCAGGGTAAAGACACTGAACACATCTGTTACATGAAGTACAGACATTGGTCAGTTTAGACtccagtgcgtgtgtgtgtgtgtcagtgttatGTAGATGGACCTTATGGCACTCCAACTCGTCAGATCTTTGCCTCTGAGCATGCAGTGCTGATCGGAGCAGGGATTGGGATCACCCCGTTTGCCTCCATCCTGCAGAGCATCATGTACAGGTGAGGCAGgacacaaatgaacaaacacacaggcaaatacacacatttgtgTGCTTCAGGTATCGCAGGAGGAAGCAGAACTGCCCAAACTGCAGCTACTCGTGGTGTGAGAATATTAAGGACAGCGACATGAAACTCCGGAAGGTGAGAGCTGTCCCATGTGTTTTAGTGTCCCACGTGTTTTACCCTCACAGATTGATTAAGTGTCAGGAATGGTGCAGGGGAAGATGGTGGCAGCAGGCAGGCATAGCATTCATAAAATcagtccatatttattgtaatctaacaaaaaccaaaaacccaaacatacaaaatttgAAAGGCACAGGGAAAACTGGTAGCAGGGTCAAACACCGCAACACACAAGGAGTGTAACAGACAATGATCcaatcattctgtgtccaagcactcagctaaacaGTGAGAGAGGCCCACATTGGAAACAGCCCACACCTGAGTGCTaaacatgagggagctgatCACTCAACAGCCCTTGCAAACTGACAAAACTGGGAGGTGGAGATACAAACTGGATTTCTGGATGCACAGTGAGACATATGATGGTGATCGTGCTGGAGTAGGAGTATCAAAGATGCAGACAGGTGTTCCACCTAAAAAAGCTGCCGACAAGCATGCTAAGGATGCTTTTTCCTGATGAAAgaagagagtctaatctttcttTTGGTGGTTTCTATGTTTACATAATCATAGCGCACAATATTCTGGGTAATGTACTGATTTTTATCTGAAATGTTAAGAAGGAAACTTCTGCACTTACCTCATTATCTGATATATTTAGATCTCCAGACGAGCCCCCAACAGTTTTGAATGGAATATGATAGTCAAGTtgtagggttgctggtcagatgcggacacagggtttatttgagGCAGACCGCTCTGGAATTCAGAggtttccatgtgtgtgtgtcgcaatgaatctgtagttgttctgtgctctcagggttttgtatgttgctgatagtgctaagcataataatgacagagtctctgagaagagaccttggcaaATGTTATCAATGTACGATGGTATCTTGGGATCTACCTGCTTAGGGCCGTGTGACCAGAACCGGGAGATaatctgtaatcacatatcaccAAGATTTACAGAATAACTTAAGGAGGACCACAaaggctaaacacaaacaaaaccaaacagacCCTGATATAGCCCCCCAGTGTTCCATTGGTGGGCCAGACAGGACTGGGGAGCAAATATCTGGGAGCTAGCCTGGGAACTaatattaaaggtattgtagacgatgtttagcttccgggtggatcatcaagactattggtcctcctaattgtcaatcatgtttacgaaAGGCCGTCGCTCctgctcgtgcccggtgcgcaccgggtcctttgaaaatggattttcacttactgGTTGCGAGTCTGacgtagtgggaaaagtgcaaatcttcttttgtaaggtaagcttgtatgaccgatgccaactccaacttgtaaacagaggtgtgcacgaggaaaacggggctcgtgcacACTCTCCCGCACATGTAGGcgtgttgcgcatgcgcagttttttttcaaaatgtggagagggcgtttctttttcaAACATCGTCCACACTACCTTTAACTACTGTAGATTGCTAGTATGGGACCTAATTGGCACTAGAGAGCTATTTTGGGAACTAATATGAAATAGACTCTATTTTAGTCTATTTCATATTAGTTCCCAGACTAGCTCTCTAATTACTAGAGATGCAGCcacttatttaaggaaactcactttaaggaCAGGTGAACAATTGcaggacccatgcagcattcctgagAACGAGTGGTCATTCAATGGGAGCTCCTGGCCtgatgttcaatggccagacatttatacatatctgctaaaaaaacccagtgtatatatGAAAGAAAACCCAAAAGCATACAAATCTCTAGATGcttataactacttgttatgaatgggcaggtaggtgggctgctgtactcctgttaccGAAGCTTTCCGTGTATTTCCGAGAATTCACAAAAGGTTGAGTgggattaaaatgtgtgcaaatgtcactccatgCGCTAATAATGAGTACAAGGGGAAGGGAATCAGGTGTGCTTCCCAATGCGCCTTCAATTCATTTAACGCGCTTCCCTCTAATGATtatgcatagtaggcggatctcccagggggagcaaaaatatgggaaataACTTTATGCAGGGAGAGCAATGCCATTCATTAAATCACAGCAGAGATTAACAAAACTGGCTGCTTGACATCCTCACACAGTGAATAATGCGGAGATTTGATCCCCCTCAGTCCAAGGATCGTCCTCTCTGCACATGACTGAGATCCACTGTAAACAGTCAGAGCAGAAGTGGTGCaaagcttctctctctctctttgttgtGTGTGTACCAAGGCCGGCTCTATGCAGAGGCAAGATAaaagattaaataaatgtgGGAGACGAAGACGATATAGTGTCCGCTTCGTTGATATGTCACCCACCAGCGATAGCCTCTGTAACTTTGCAGTTAGTTAGTCTAGACATTAGTCAGTCCACTTTAACAGCAGTACAACCCCCTGCTGGAGCCCTCCAGTATTTCATCCAACACCAGTGTCCATATTTACAAAGCATCCTAaggctaaaagtagctcttaGTATTGTCATTGTCATTCTACATCTAGGATATTTCATAGGATTTTCCCTTAGTAAGATAAACTTAATTCACAAAGCATATTTGGCCTTAAGATTACTCCTAAGGTGAGAAACTCTTAAGAGGAGCGAAGCAGACTTTTAAGAAGCCTAAGAGTGCCTTAAACAGACTAGATGGCAGAAAGACAGAGAGGAAGGAGAGATATTCTCCCTATGTTTAACGACAGTGATTTAATGAGTCACTATTGGTTTGATCGTGCAGGGATGTTTGTGGTTGACTTAATCAGGGACGAGTGGACTTTTGGCCACACAGCGTAGTAACGTAATAACAGAGTGCTCAGTCAGACCATTGCTGTGCATTCACAGCCTTGTATTGTCGCGCAATTTGTTTGCTCCCcactatggggtgccaagtgtaaaaatttagtataaaagttgtagctaacacattctcattatttatctcacttttctcatatttagcacatttttctacatataacacaacatttaaccacatatatagaggtaaaaaagcattaaatataaatatttaaatctaaatctaaatattatatgttaaatctaaatctttaaatcttaaaattaatttaatgatTATCAATTTCTTAGAGCAGTACAAGGTAAATTGTAAATTGTGGCTGTTCTTCTGCAGGTGGATTTCATTTGGATCAACAGAGATCAGAAGTCCTTTGAATGGTTTGTGAGTCTGCTGACTAAACTGGAGATGGACCAGGCCGACGAGGAGCCTGAGGGTGAGACTAGTGGCATAACATTGTGGTGATAGGCCCCGGTGCAAATTCTTTTTTGGGCCCCCACCCtaaagacagacacacacacacacacacacacacgcacacacacacacacacacacacacacacacacacacacacacacacacacacacacacacacacacacacacacacacacacacacacacacacacacacacacagatttgcTCCATACACAGCTATCTTAATCAACCTttactgtttttcttcattataTGCATCTCAAGAccacttttttcaaaaattagttttttgttcaATGATCCCAAATCAATGATGAAGAGAATAGGTGACCTATAAGATTGTATGATAtagatcaaatcaaataaaaaatgccTTTCATTTCCTGTagagaacatttattttaaggaTCGCAAAAACTAAGAATCAACCCAAAATCATTACAGACAGTCATTCATAATACAATAAATTTTATCTGGAACAGCGCCTTTCAGGTCACACAAGGTCACTTTACAATGCAAACAAAGAGACAGGGCAGAGGTGGTCAGGGAAATGCTATTGTAAATAAGTGAGTTTTGAGTCTAGCTTTGAATTGAGAAAATTAGAACATATTTCTGAGATCTGGAGGAAGTGAGTTTCAGAGCCGAGGAGCAGAGCAGCTTGACCTTCTTCCCATGGGGGTAAGGCAGGCTGGAGGAGTAGACATATGAATGGAGGAAGAGGATCTGAGGGAGTGAGATGGAGTGTGGATGTATATGAGATCAGTCAGGTACAGGGGGCAGTGTGGTGAAAAGTTAAAAGTTAGCAGAAGGATCTTGAAGTGGATGGGAAACTGAATGGCAAGCCAGTGGAACTGGTGGAGAACAGGAGTGATGTGGGAGATAGAGGGTGTTTTGATGATGACGCGGGCAACTGAATTCTGGACTAACTGGAATTTATGGAGGGATTTGCAGGGGAGACCAAAGAGAAAGGGATTGCAGTTCAAGCTGGGAAGTGACAAGACTGTGGACAAGGATAGCAGCAGTGTGAGGGGTGAGGGAGGGGCGGAAGCGACTGATTTTACAGAGGTGGAAATAGactgggtgacattaatgctgttgaggatgacacccagactcttgACATGTGAAGAGGGGGAGACCAAGGAGTTGTCCATTTGGATAGAGAAACTAGTAGGTACAAATATACATATAAGGTTACAAGTCCATTGCTATTTAAATCCCACTTCAAATCAAAGAGAAGCTGTACTCAATCATTAGAACCTAACCTTACAGCTATTATAGCTTTTTGTCTTGGCATCAGTAAGACAGAGTAAGGTCGTACAGTCCTCAATCTTTGCAGCTGGGACTAATAGTGTCTGCAACAGGTCGATTGGTGCCAGGCACAGCCAAGTCTCTTTCTGGCCACCGCCAGATAAGCGGGACGCACTGGTAGTGTCGATGATGCCACAGGCGCTTCAGTGGAGCTATCTGGCAAGCTACCACTAGCCTCCGGCAGGATGCTGAGTTTGAGGAAAAAACTTGTCCAAATTGGTCACTTTAGCTTTACTCTCATCCAGCTCCTTTATTTATTCCTCTTTTGCACACCACTTTTTTGTTTGGCCTTGCTAAAAATTATGACCTCTCCCGTCAACAATTTTCTAGCTGAGTTTCTTGATGAGTTCTAATGACTCATCGTGACTGACAGGTATCAAGGTCAAGGTGATTGGACAAATGATAatttccccctccccctcctataCCAGCCACTTAGTGTTACTTTACCTGCCCTGAGctatttcattcacacacaaaaaaggggGGTATCTGGCGCTTCTGCatagcgcttttttttttttttcgttttcctTCGTTTTCCTTCCTTCAGGGGCCCCTTACGGCATCTGAACCCCAGTCCAGTACACCGGTGGCACCGTTACGCCTGTGGGTGAGACTAGTCCAATTAATGGTTAATGACTCGGGTTGTTgatgttaaatatgaaacacTGAAGATAGTTATTACAAACCTAAACAATGCACAGTCATATAATGACATGAAGAAAGTATGAAATATAccagtttgtgtgtgcatgcatgtgtgtttgtcagGCCGGTTCCTGGAAATGCACATGTATATGACTTCAGCACTAAGCAAGAACGACATGAAAGCCATCGGCCTGCAGATGGCACTGGACCTGCTCGCCAAGAAGGAGAATCGAGACTCCATCACTGGCTTGAGGACCAGGACGCAGCCAGGACGTCCCGAATGGGCCAAGGTAAGCTACtaaccctaataataataatgctaataaatacaaaataatactaatacaaatgaataatatcaataataacgtgtgtgcgtgtgtgtgtgtgtgtgtgcgtgtgtgtgtgtgtgtataggtcTTTCAGAAGGTGTCTGAGGAGAACAAAGGGAAGGttcatgtattttattgtggTTCTCCTTCATTGGCCAAGGTTATCAAAGCTCAGTGCGAGCACTTTGGATTCCACTTCTACAAGGAGAACTTCTGAGGACGCACAACTGACACTCAATGCCAACACAAAAAATGGACGCACATCTGAACAAAGGACAAAATGTATGTGTAGACCCCTTCTACAATGAGATGGTACATCAAGGGGCTATccttaaaatgaaaaatcaaggaCAACACTGACGCACAATCCAAAAGGGACTAACTAGAGGAAAATGCCCTTATTTGCTCACACTGTGCTGCCTTAGAATAAACGAGTGCAGATAAGAAAtagaacattttcaaaataaaagcagctcCTTCAGA
This genomic window from Gouania willdenowi chromosome 6, fGouWil2.1, whole genome shotgun sequence contains:
- the nox5 gene encoding NADPH oxidase 5, which produces MDEDARWLEWVTKQFEIIAGEDKEIDLDEFKTALKVKESFFAERFFALFDSDGSCSISLDELLEALDLLIHGSETDKLRFLFQVYDVDGSGSIDPDELRTVLKSCLRESAICLPEEKLDALTMALFESADRDNSGSITFEELQAELETFPEVMENLTISAANWLKPPEAEQKKRETPRYLTRSYWLNNSRKLFFLVLYALVTVLLFLSAAFNNRHGGLWLMVAKGCGQCLNFNCTFVMVLMLRRCLTWLRATWVIRLLPLDQNILLHQIVGYAILGFTLVHTTAHVLNFGRMSQTSAFSLWEFLLTTRPGVGWVHGSASVTGVVLQLFICLMVVCSSTFVRRSGHFEVFYWSHLSYIWVWSLLMVHCENFWKWFVVPGLAFLLEKIVGIAVSRMGGLYIVEVNMLPSKVTHLVIRRPQFFHFKPGDYVYINIPVIAKYEWHPFTISSAPEQSDVLWLHVRSMGQWTNRLYEYFRELDESLDAHRLRDGTLRMQDQLFSSGCNGTVATNKDVAVELTFYRPNDSQGSVGGQPEGGEPLPEGAGPAENGEVPPFKEVPNKFGENHRFCHIRCYVDGPYGTPTRQIFASEHAVLIGAGIGITPFASILQSIMYRYRRRKQNCPNCSYSWCENIKDSDMKLRKVDFIWINRDQKSFEWFVSLLTKLEMDQADEEPEGRFLEMHMYMTSALSKNDMKAIGLQMALDLLAKKENRDSITGLRTRTQPGRPEWAKVFQKVSEENKGKVHVFYCGSPSLAKVIKAQCEHFGFHFYKENF